GAACCTCCACTTAGTACCCTTCCGGCCCCCTTGCTTTAAACAACTGTTCCAATCAAAGATACACACTGACCACTTGAGAAGGAGAAACTTGTGAGTTCTGACCTTACCACCAGCTAATTGGCTTCCCTCAATTCTTCATCCACAAGATAATTCTCtattatctcatcaacaggatcTACAACTGTATCTGTCCTCCCCCTCCCCTTCAATTTTGTATCACTGAAGAAGTCAAAAATCTCTTTATCCGCAGCAATTCCTTCTCTTTTCATCTGCTCAAATACGTCTCTCGCCTCCACAAACTTCTTCCTCTTAAAGAACCCCTTAATAAGATCACTATACGTGCCAGCAGAGACGCTAAACCCTTTCTCCACCATCCCTCGGTACAAAAACCAAGCCTCCTTCATGTTCCTCGCCTTGCAATGCCCTCTAATCAGATTCTCATACGTCTTACCATCAGGCCCCACTTCCCGAGCACACATGTCCTTATAAACCGCAGCTGCTGCCTTCACGTCACCTCTAACGCAATACAGCTTCACTAGAGAGTTATACGTGGTTGCGTTAGGTGCTATCCCTTTCGCCAGCATCCAGTTCAGAAGCTTCTCGCCATCTTCCAACATCCCATTCAAACAAAACCCGTTCATTAGTACGTTGAACGTGACAACCGTAGGCTCAAGCCCTCTCCCTAGCATCTCCTTCAAAACCTCTTGAGCCTTAGACATCTCCCCTGATTTACAGTAGGCGTCCATTAACGTTGTATAAGTGAAAGCGTCTGGATTAATCCCCGCAGCTTCGAACTCTCCAACAAGCTTAATCGCCTCTTCGATACTCCCTGACTTGCATAAACCATTGACAATGGAGTTATAAGTAAAAAGATTCGGCTGAAGACCTATCTTCCACATCTCATGGAGAAGGTCGTTAGCTGAGTCTAAGTCCCCTTCCTTACAGAGACCATCAATCAATGCGGTGTATGTGACAACATTAGGAGAACATCCAGCCTGAATCATGCGATTATGAACGCTAAAAGCCTCTTTAATCTCCCCTGCTTTGCAGTATCCATTGATAACTTCGGTGAAAGTAACACTATCCGGTTCCAAACCTCTGCAAATCATCTCATGGAAGAGCTTACCAGCCTCCACCATGTCTCCAACACGACAAAACCCTGATATAATAGCGGTATACGTCACAATATCAGGTGCAATATCCAGAGAGAGCATCTCGTAAAAAAACTTCGATGCAGCCTTTATATTCCCTCCCTTGCAGAAACCATCAATAAGAGTTGTGTACACTACATTGTCAGGAACTATGCCGTCCCCTATCATCTCTCGAAAAGCCTCCTCTGCTTCAGCTAGCTTACAGCTTCTGCAAAGCAGAAGAATTACGCTACCGTAAGTATAAGAGTTTGGCTTCAACCCCTTCTCTCTCATTACTTCAATGAGCTTCCAGACCTTTTCAAGCtccccaaatctacagtatccGTTTATCACCGTACTGTAACTCACTACATCAGGGATATACCCTTTCAACTCCATGAGAACTAGTAGATGGTGAGCTTCGCTTACTCTCCCAAGCTGACAAACGCAATGAATCACAATGTTATACGAAGCGACGTTCCAACAAACACCCACCTCAGGAAACTCTTTGAATACTATAACAGCCGTTGCAGTTTTTTCTTTCGAAAGGTATAAGTTACATGAATCAACAGAGAGAACCAATCCGTAACTCAACATCTTCTCAAAGACTTTCCTCGCTTCACGGAGCATCCCAAACTCGACCAGTACTCGGAAGAAAACATCGAACACGTTAGGATCCGAGCCCCAGTCCTTGTAAGTATACACTAAAAGATCAAAAAACTGTACAAAGGAATCATTAACACTCAGCTTCGGTCTCTCCCAGAAGCTGCTTACAAGAGAATAAGCCACGTTTAAATCCTTAGACGCAACAGCTAAGTGAGTGACGATGCAGAGTGCTTCAAGGGTGGAGTCTCTGCGGGAGCGCGCCCACTCAAAGAAGTCAAGAACCAAATTGTAATCAGACCTAATCTTCATCAGCACCCAGATCAAATGGTCCGTCTTGAACTTGCATTCGTAAGGCTTTAAGCTGCGTCTCAGAGGCTCAGCGCGGCGGAGCTTAATCGCATTGGCGATTTGGTGGACGAGCTCGGTGTCTCTTAGTGAAGGTTTCTTCGGGGAGTAATCAGGGAATGGTCTGGTGGTATCAGTTATCGACGAGGAAGAGAGCTTACGAGCGTTAAATGAAAAGAGCTGGATGAAACTTCTCAAGGCAAAGGTAGTACCTTTCTTCATCACAGAGTACAATAGATAGCTGCGTCATCGCTTCATCGCAAACCCAGAAACACGTCGCGAGCTGAGTTCATTCGCTCGCTCGATtcgataaaccctaaaaaagAAAAGCTGTTCCCTTTTTGAAAACGAAGGGCACAGTGTGTGCAATTGAGGACGACGACGATCGATTTGGGGATTTTGGTTAAGACGGCGTTGGGAAAACCGAAAACCGGTTCGATTTGGAATTGAAACTCTTAAGGCCCATTAATGAGAACACAAAGGCCCATTATATGTACCCTGCCTTGCAAGTTACAactattcttttgtttattgcgttgatttttttatttagcatGACTGTTAATAGTGAGATTAAAACTGTGAAATAACAAACTAAGTCACACATTGGATAATTAGACAAGGAGTAAGGAGTGTCtagtatataaagagatgtccaactctaatagtacgaggccttttggaaagaaaaccaaaagtaaattcaTGCAAGCCGGCCTCTAAGTCTCaatgtcatgtccccgatcctggataggatcgtccggacggactgcggtgcaaggaaacgcaccagtcaggtcacatgacctaaggacaagcgtgtcatggtcctgaatgaaggttaagggcatcagtcagctgagacttaaccaggatacgatggaaacaagggtaaaggagctgggtgagtgtttaggcagctggacgagtgttggtttgagttcaatcagctcggttcagctggtactcagttcaccatgatctgttcagctcacaggagctggggggctagctcaatcagctgggaacagctggaggtcagctcaatccagtgaacggtgcgttctggttcggatcagtgtgggcgagtccgggacggttactgggcgagccgatggtccgggtgcaggacggttcgaccaaatgggtcttaggctttggacagggagcgggcaagctcccagagtgtgagctgaggctcagtgatcgatttgccaaaggaagaaaaggggagaaaccgccaagggggcggttatggggcggttatgggacggttatgggacggttttgggaagaagggatgggattttggtaactgctcgcccaggcggttggggacagtttaaatcgtcctctctctctcatttctgatcattctggtcgattcctacaccctgaaacacaaagaaacacaaagaaaatacagagagttggtcggattcccaatccaagacccatggtggtgtgaaggccataaagaggcagttttgggagagatcaagggggaaagttatgaacgactttctggtggcttttgatccgtgatgttatcacccaatgcatcctccagggcctgagaacacacgcaaatggtgaggagagaaggtagatgaccggaattcattcctaaaggccaagacagccttaagggcagatgtgtgtagaaaggcagtttcatggaagtgcaaggggagttatgaacgaccctgtggtaggtttccaccactgatgaacacgtcctaggcttcctatgcatcttgggaacacacgcaaacacccaggagagaagggagaaggccggacttcactcacaatggcatgaatagccttgaaggtggatgcagtgtagaaactggtttcatggaagttccatggaaggagtgatggtcacgaaccatggttagatcttatcaatactggaagtatgtgaaaagggtttgatgaaggcgtgctaggaagagcatggacgcccctgatgaggtaacaggtggggactgcagaccattgggcatagtctggtacactatgggctgatctggtcctgcagttacaccttactctgttttatgattattaatcatattattccttgttcttatgattgagattgattattagacatagtagcactgaaccatggcttgaccggttcagaagaaccctccatggccttggtttggcagctaagtctggatctcctacttcctgatggatttatggtgATCTGaa
Above is a window of Brassica napus cultivar Da-Ae chromosome A10, Da-Ae, whole genome shotgun sequence DNA encoding:
- the LOC106371166 gene encoding pentatricopeptide repeat-containing protein At1g05670, mitochondrial-like — its product is MKKGTTFALRSFIQLFSFNARKLSSSSITDTTRPFPDYSPKKPSLRDTELVHQIANAIKLRRAEPLRRSLKPYECKFKTDHLIWVLMKIRSDYNLVLDFFEWARSRRDSTLEALCIVTHLAVASKDLNVAYSLVSSFWERPKLSVNDSFVQFFDLLVYTYKDWGSDPNVFDVFFRVLVEFGMLREARKVFEKMLSYGLVLSVDSCNLYLSKEKTATAVIVFKEFPEVGVCWNVASYNIVIHCVCQLGRVSEAHHLLVLMELKGYIPDVVSYSTVINGYCRFGELEKVWKLIEVMREKGLKPNSYTYGSVILLLCRSCKLAEAEEAFREMIGDGIVPDNVVYTTLIDGFCKGGNIKAASKFFYEMLSLDIAPDIVTYTAIISGFCRVGDMVEAGKLFHEMICRGLEPDSVTFTEVINGYCKAGEIKEAFSVHNRMIQAGCSPNVVTYTALIDGLCKEGDLDSANDLLHEMWKIGLQPNLFTYNSIVNGLCKSGSIEEAIKLVGEFEAAGINPDAFTYTTLMDAYCKSGEMSKAQEVLKEMLGRGLEPTVVTFNVLMNGFCLNGMLEDGEKLLNWMLAKGIAPNATTYNSLVKLYCVRGDVKAAAAVYKDMCAREVGPDGKTYENLIRGHCKARNMKEAWFLYRGMVEKGFSVSAGTYSDLIKGFFKRKKFVEARDVFEQMKREGIAADKEIFDFFSDTKLKGRGRTDTVVDPVDEIIENYLVDEELREAN